From a single Streptomyces sp. NBC_01264 genomic region:
- the scpB gene encoding SMC-Scp complex subunit ScpB yields the protein MSDAAAPVAGLALKPALEAVLMVVDEPATEAHLAKVLERTPREVAVALRELVDEYEVQGRGFELRLVAGGWRFYSRADYAPAVEAFVLDGQQARLTQAALETMAVVAYRQPVSRSRVSAVRGVNCDGVMRTLLQRGLVEEAGTEPETGAILYRTTNYFLERMGLRGLDELPELAPFLPEADAIEAETQEGVPSFDPDSPDTDEDDKTTEL from the coding sequence ATGAGTGACGCGGCGGCCCCCGTGGCCGGGCTGGCGTTGAAGCCCGCCCTGGAGGCGGTCCTCATGGTCGTGGACGAGCCGGCGACCGAGGCGCACCTGGCCAAGGTGCTGGAGCGGACCCCGCGCGAGGTCGCGGTGGCGCTGCGCGAGCTGGTGGACGAGTACGAGGTGCAGGGCCGCGGATTCGAATTGCGGCTCGTCGCCGGGGGCTGGCGGTTCTACAGCCGGGCGGACTACGCGCCGGCGGTGGAGGCCTTCGTCCTGGACGGCCAGCAGGCCCGTCTCACCCAGGCGGCGCTGGAGACGATGGCCGTGGTCGCGTACCGCCAGCCGGTCAGCCGGTCGCGGGTCTCGGCGGTCCGCGGAGTCAACTGCGACGGGGTCATGCGCACCCTCCTCCAGCGGGGTCTGGTGGAGGAGGCGGGGACGGAACCCGAAACAGGTGCGATCCTGTACAGGACGACGAACTACTTTCTGGAGCGGATGGGCCTGCGTGGCCTGGACGAGCTCCCGGAGCTCGCGCCCTTCCTCCCCGAGGCGGACGCGATCGAAGCCGAGACGCAAGAGGGTGTTCCGTCGTTCGATCCGGACTCTCCGGATACCGATGAAGACGACAAGACGACGGAACTTTGA
- a CDS encoding segregation and condensation protein A, whose translation MPPSAEPGPPPRRSLGRGPGASVPTQEAPGGPEDAPEGPGASGRPEGAEGAVPAPVGAEGAVAAPVGVEEAVAGPPGGRVVVSGGSVEGGVVAEPGGDGRFTVHLGNFEGPFDLLLQLISRHKMDVTEVALSEVTNEFMAHIRAMGPDWDLDQTTEFLVVAATLLDLKAARLLPVAEVEDEADLALLEARDLLFARLLQYRAYKRIAEIFQDRAETEGRRYPRTVGLEPHLAELLPEVVISIGGEGLARLAVKAMQPRAKPQVYVDHIHAPLVSVREQAGLVVALLKARGEATFQELTEDAADTLTVVARFLALLELYREKAVVLDQEEALQTLTVRWSGGDGDGMPTVTDEFDQIVEVKE comes from the coding sequence ATGCCCCCTTCCGCCGAACCCGGCCCCCCGCCCCGCCGCTCGCTGGGCCGCGGCCCGGGTGCCTCCGTACCGACCCAGGAGGCCCCGGGCGGCCCCGAGGATGCTCCTGAGGGCCCTGGGGCCTCCGGAAGGCCCGAGGGGGCCGAGGGGGCCGTACCGGCTCCCGTAGGGGCCGAGGGGGCCGTTGCAGCTCCCGTAGGGGTTGAGGAGGCCGTAGCGGGTCCCCCAGGGGGCCGTGTGGTGGTTTCCGGGGGCTCTGTCGAGGGTGGGGTGGTGGCTGAGCCCGGTGGGGACGGGCGGTTCACGGTGCATCTCGGGAACTTCGAGGGGCCCTTCGATCTGCTGCTGCAGTTGATCTCCCGGCACAAGATGGATGTCACCGAGGTCGCGCTGTCCGAGGTCACCAACGAGTTCATGGCGCACATCCGTGCCATGGGGCCCGACTGGGACCTCGATCAGACGACCGAGTTCCTCGTCGTCGCCGCCACCCTGCTGGACCTGAAGGCGGCCCGGCTGCTGCCCGTCGCCGAGGTGGAGGACGAGGCGGACCTCGCGCTGCTGGAGGCCCGGGACCTGCTGTTCGCGCGGCTGCTCCAGTACCGGGCGTACAAGCGGATCGCCGAGATCTTCCAGGACCGGGCCGAGACCGAGGGCAGGCGCTACCCGCGCACCGTGGGGCTGGAGCCCCACCTCGCCGAGCTGCTGCCCGAGGTGGTCATCAGCATCGGCGGCGAGGGGCTGGCCCGGCTCGCGGTGAAGGCCATGCAGCCCCGGGCGAAGCCGCAGGTGTACGTGGACCACATCCACGCCCCCCTCGTGAGCGTCCGGGAGCAGGCCGGCCTGGTCGTGGCGCTGCTCAAGGCCCGGGGCGAGGCCACCTTCCAGGAGCTCACCGAGGACGCCGCCGACACCCTGACCGTCGTGGCGCGCTTCCTGGCCCTCCTGGAGCTCTACCGGGAGAAGGCGGTGGTCCTGGACCAGGAGGAGGCCCTGCAGACGCTCACGGTGCGCTGGAGCGGCGGCGACGGGGACGGCATGCCGACGGTGACGGACGAGTTCGACCAGATCGTGGAGGTCAAGGAATGA
- a CDS encoding ParA family protein yields MTTPQKSMDGLDVNSRAGDPSGDKPVGFADYEQVPEGHFYDPDAEYEPDPEYAATLAPDAARQRRERIGPTGRPLPYFPIPGPLTDHGPATIIAMCNQKGGVGKTTSTINLGAALAEYGRRVLLVDFDPQGALSVGLGVNPMELDLTVYNLLMERGMSADEVLLKTAVPNMDLLPSNIDLSAAEVQLVSEVARESTLQRALKPLLPDYDYIVIDCQPSLGLLTVNALTAAHKVIVPLECEFFALRGVALLTETIEKVQERLNPELELDGILATMYDSRTVHSREVLARVVEAFDDHVYHTVIGRTVRFPETTVAGEPITTYASNSVGAAAYRQLAREVLARCPAE; encoded by the coding sequence ATGACGACGCCCCAAAAGAGCATGGACGGCCTAGACGTGAACTCCAGGGCCGGCGACCCGAGCGGCGACAAGCCCGTGGGTTTCGCCGACTACGAACAGGTGCCCGAGGGGCATTTCTACGACCCCGACGCGGAGTACGAGCCCGACCCCGAGTACGCGGCCACTCTCGCCCCCGACGCTGCCCGCCAGCGCCGTGAGCGGATCGGCCCGACCGGAAGGCCGCTGCCGTACTTCCCGATCCCGGGTCCGCTGACCGACCACGGTCCGGCGACGATCATCGCGATGTGCAACCAGAAGGGCGGCGTGGGCAAGACCACGTCGACCATCAACCTGGGTGCGGCGCTGGCGGAGTACGGGCGACGGGTGCTGCTCGTCGACTTCGACCCGCAGGGCGCGCTGTCGGTCGGCCTCGGGGTCAACCCGATGGAACTCGACCTGACGGTCTACAACCTGCTCATGGAGCGGGGCATGTCGGCCGACGAGGTGCTGCTGAAGACGGCGGTCCCCAACATGGACCTGCTGCCGAGCAACATCGACCTGTCCGCCGCCGAAGTGCAGTTGGTCAGCGAGGTCGCGCGCGAGTCGACGCTGCAGCGGGCCCTGAAGCCCCTGCTGCCCGACTACGACTACATCGTGATCGACTGTCAGCCCTCGCTCGGTCTGCTGACCGTGAACGCCCTGACGGCGGCTCACAAGGTCATCGTGCCGCTGGAGTGCGAGTTCTTCGCACTGCGCGGTGTGGCACTGCTGACCGAGACCATCGAGAAGGTGCAGGAGCGGCTCAACCCGGAGCTGGAGCTCGACGGCATCCTCGCCACGATGTACGACTCCCGTACGGTGCACAGCCGTGAGGTGCTGGCGCGCGTCGTCGAGGCCTTCGACGACCACGTCTACCACACGGTCATCGGCCGTACGGTGCGGTTCCCGGAGACCACGGTCGCCGGCGAGCCGATCACCACGTACGCGTCCAACTCCGTCGGCGCCGCCGCCTATCGCCAGCTGGCCAGGGAGGTGCTCGCCCGGTGTCCCGCCGAGTGA
- the ald gene encoding alanine dehydrogenase gives MKVGIPREVKNNEFRVAITPAGVHELVRNGHQVFVEQNAGVGSSITDAEYVSAGAEILGTADEVWATADLLLKVKEPIAEEYHRLRKDQTLFTYLHLAASRECTDALLESGTTAIAYETVETANRALPLLAPMSEVAGRLAPQVGAYHLMRSVGGRGVLPGGVPGTHAGECVVIGGGVSGWNAVQIAVGMGFHVTLLDRDINKLREADKIFGTKIKTIVSNAFELEKAVIEADLVIGAVLIPGAKAPKLVTNELVAKMKPGSVLVDIAIDQGGCFEDSRATTHAEPTFQVHNSVFYCVANMPGAVPNTSTYALTNATLPYIVQLANLGWVEALRRDPALALGLNTHDGQVVYREVAEAHGLETLELSTLLG, from the coding sequence ATGAAGGTCGGCATCCCCCGCGAGGTCAAGAACAACGAGTTCCGGGTCGCCATCACGCCTGCCGGCGTGCATGAGCTGGTCCGCAACGGCCACCAGGTCTTCGTCGAGCAGAACGCCGGTGTGGGCTCCTCGATCACGGACGCGGAGTACGTGTCCGCGGGCGCCGAGATCCTCGGTACCGCCGACGAGGTCTGGGCCACCGCTGACCTGCTGCTGAAGGTCAAGGAGCCCATCGCGGAGGAGTACCACCGCCTCCGCAAGGACCAGACCCTCTTCACCTACCTGCACCTCGCGGCCTCCCGCGAGTGCACGGACGCCCTGCTCGAGTCCGGCACCACCGCCATCGCCTACGAGACGGTCGAGACGGCGAACCGCGCCCTCCCGCTGCTCGCCCCGATGTCCGAGGTCGCGGGCCGCCTGGCCCCGCAGGTCGGCGCCTACCACCTGATGCGCTCGGTCGGCGGCCGCGGCGTGCTCCCCGGCGGCGTCCCCGGCACCCACGCCGGCGAGTGCGTGGTCATCGGCGGCGGCGTCTCCGGCTGGAACGCCGTGCAGATCGCCGTCGGCATGGGCTTCCACGTGACCCTGCTGGACCGCGACATCAACAAGCTCCGCGAGGCCGACAAGATCTTCGGCACGAAGATCAAGACGATCGTCTCCAACGCCTTCGAGCTGGAGAAGGCCGTCATCGAGGCCGACCTCGTCATCGGCGCGGTGCTGATCCCGGGTGCGAAGGCCCCGAAGCTGGTCACCAACGAGCTCGTCGCCAAGATGAAGCCCGGAAGTGTCCTTGTCGACATTGCGATCGACCAGGGCGGCTGCTTCGAGGACTCCCGCGCGACCACCCACGCCGAGCCGACCTTCCAGGTCCACAACTCGGTCTTCTACTGCGTCGCGAACATGCCGGGTGCGGTGCCGAACACCTCCACCTACGCCCTCACCAACGCCACGCTGCCCTACATCGTGCAGCTCGCGAACCTCGGCTGGGTCGAGGCGCTGCGTCGCGACCCCGCGCTCGCGCTGGGCCTCAACACCCATGACGGCCAGGTCGTTTACCGCGAGGTCGCCGAGGCGCACGGTCTCGAGACCCTCGAGCTGAGCACCCTTCTCGGCTGA
- a CDS encoding AAA family ATPase, which translates to MTDFVGRRRELKELREDIARTGLDTLSGRKAKSPRARVLLVAGRPGSGRTALAEALVREIAEEYPDGVLRVRLTAPTGESVATERAVRTLLEGLGQPTPPGAGEDDLSSALRTALADRRMVLLVDDASDPHQVDALLPDTPECLVVVTSEGPLTGIPDVRPCTLGGLDTPSAVRMLVQRIGDIRAANDPRAAEALAEECGGQPAALALAGGWLAARPKASVADVGKQLHDMPAGVGGPLARAFRLVYESLPQPAQRTLRLLPLAPAGLVDSHVASALAGCSVAAAQATLEDFAALGLLRPAHDGLYLLPGCLAPLLQALLEAKERPAEVQLARARMLERTVRLLLSCRAMAEPDEDGPGGAVGAPEKLDGVPRALRFADRRAAETWLNTRLPALLAAASLAVADGELDTLARRFVAALARALSEHRGTAGAAPELYGLHRLVLDVAERRDLYREQAAALLNLADLDAETGRTREALDRYRAALDAGKAANDPYASGRAMESVGGAHQELGDWHRASDWFGRALSHALARGERADEARLYGRLGNVHTYAGRYGDALRSWRAASAGYRKLADVPGQAKALSEMARIQEYAGRPEESLHTCREAVELARKAGDLRLQAALQVRLADTLDRLGDPAAARLHRSAADRLLGDDPAACEIRSVSD; encoded by the coding sequence GTGACGGATTTCGTCGGGCGGCGGCGTGAGCTCAAGGAGCTCCGCGAGGACATCGCGCGAACCGGGCTCGACACCCTCTCCGGCCGTAAGGCCAAGTCCCCGCGGGCCAGGGTGCTGCTCGTCGCCGGGCGCCCGGGCTCCGGCCGGACGGCCCTCGCCGAGGCGCTGGTGCGGGAGATCGCCGAGGAGTACCCCGACGGGGTGCTGAGGGTCCGCCTCACCGCCCCCACGGGCGAGAGCGTCGCCACCGAGCGTGCCGTCCGCACCCTTCTGGAGGGACTCGGGCAGCCCACCCCGCCCGGCGCCGGGGAGGACGATCTCAGCTCCGCCCTGCGCACGGCCCTGGCCGACCGCCGCATGGTGCTCCTCGTCGACGACGCCTCCGACCCGCACCAGGTCGACGCCCTGCTGCCGGACACCCCCGAGTGCCTGGTCGTCGTCACCTCGGAGGGCCCCCTGACCGGGATTCCGGATGTCCGCCCCTGCACCCTCGGGGGCCTCGACACCCCCTCGGCCGTCCGCATGCTCGTCCAGCGCATCGGCGACATCCGCGCGGCCAACGACCCGCGCGCGGCCGAGGCCCTCGCCGAGGAGTGCGGCGGACAGCCCGCCGCGCTCGCCCTGGCGGGCGGCTGGCTCGCCGCACGCCCCAAGGCTTCGGTGGCGGACGTGGGCAAGCAGTTGCACGACATGCCCGCCGGCGTCGGCGGGCCGCTCGCCAGAGCCTTCAGGCTCGTCTACGAATCCCTCCCGCAGCCCGCCCAGCGGACCCTGCGGCTCCTTCCGCTCGCCCCGGCCGGCCTCGTCGACTCCCATGTCGCCTCCGCCCTGGCCGGCTGCTCCGTGGCCGCCGCGCAAGCGACCCTGGAGGACTTCGCCGCGCTGGGCCTGCTGAGGCCCGCCCACGACGGGCTGTACCTGCTGCCCGGCTGCCTCGCGCCGTTGCTCCAGGCCCTGCTGGAGGCCAAGGAGCGGCCCGCCGAGGTCCAGCTCGCGCGGGCCCGGATGCTGGAGCGCACCGTACGGCTGCTGCTGTCCTGCCGGGCCATGGCCGAGCCGGACGAAGACGGGCCCGGCGGGGCGGTGGGGGCGCCGGAGAAGCTCGACGGGGTGCCACGTGCGCTGCGCTTCGCCGACCGGCGGGCGGCGGAGACCTGGCTGAACACCCGGCTGCCCGCGCTGCTGGCCGCCGCCTCGCTGGCGGTGGCCGACGGGGAGCTGGACACCCTGGCACGCAGGTTCGTAGCGGCGCTGGCGCGGGCCCTGTCCGAGCACCGCGGCACCGCGGGTGCCGCGCCCGAGCTGTACGGGCTGCACCGGCTCGTGCTGGATGTGGCCGAGCGGCGCGATCTGTACCGGGAACAGGCGGCCGCGCTGCTGAACCTGGCCGATCTGGACGCCGAGACGGGCCGGACCCGGGAGGCGCTGGACCGGTACCGGGCCGCATTGGACGCGGGAAAGGCGGCGAACGACCCGTACGCGTCGGGCCGCGCGATGGAATCCGTAGGCGGCGCGCACCAGGAGCTGGGGGACTGGCACCGGGCCTCCGACTGGTTCGGCCGGGCCCTGTCCCACGCCCTCGCGCGGGGGGAACGGGCGGACGAGGCGCGGCTGTACGGGCGGCTGGGGAACGTGCACACGTACGCGGGCCGGTACGGGGACGCGCTGCGGAGCTGGCGGGCGGCCTCGGCGGGCTACCGGAAGCTGGCCGATGTCCCGGGCCAGGCAAAGGCGTTGAGTGAGATGGCGCGGATCCAGGAGTACGCGGGGCGGCCCGAGGAATCGCTGCACACCTGCCGGGAGGCCGTGGAGCTGGCGCGGAAGGCCGGGGACCTGCGGCTTCAGGCCGCGCTCCAGGTGCGGCTGGCGGACACGCTGGACCGGCTCGGGGATCCCGCGGCGGCCAGGCTGCACAGGTCCGCGGCCGACAGATTGCTGGGAGATGACCCCGCAGCCTGCGAAATCCGCAGCGTTTCCGACTGA
- a CDS encoding NUDIX domain-containing protein, whose translation MEIKDTSETWETLSTQRPFQGAKTAVASDEVRMPDGSVARRDYQVHPGSVCVLALDDAGRVLVLSQYRHPVRRRLWELPAGLLDVVGENPLHGAQRELQEEAHVKAEDWRVLADFYASPGGSDEATRIFLARGVSEADGERYAESGSEEADMEVTWVPLPELVRGVLAGELGNPGLVTGALALSAALSCDPPLSSLRPADAPWGARPYEA comes from the coding sequence ATGGAGATCAAGGACACGTCGGAAACCTGGGAGACGCTGTCGACCCAGCGGCCGTTCCAGGGCGCGAAGACGGCGGTTGCCTCCGACGAGGTGCGGATGCCGGACGGATCCGTGGCCCGTCGCGACTACCAGGTGCACCCGGGATCGGTGTGCGTGCTGGCCCTGGACGACGCGGGGCGGGTACTGGTGCTGAGCCAGTACCGGCACCCGGTGCGGCGGCGGCTGTGGGAGCTCCCGGCGGGGCTGCTGGACGTCGTGGGGGAGAACCCGCTGCACGGGGCGCAGCGCGAGCTGCAGGAGGAGGCGCACGTCAAGGCCGAGGACTGGCGGGTGCTGGCCGACTTCTACGCGTCCCCGGGCGGCTCGGACGAGGCGACCAGGATCTTCCTCGCGCGGGGGGTCTCCGAGGCGGACGGCGAGCGCTACGCGGAGTCCGGGTCGGAGGAGGCGGACATGGAGGTGACCTGGGTCCCGCTGCCGGAGCTGGTACGGGGTGTCCTGGCGGGCGAGCTGGGCAATCCCGGGCTGGTCACGGGGGCGCTGGCCCTCTCGGCGGCCCTGTCCTGTGACCCGCCCCTGTCCTCCCTCCGGCCGGCGGACGCCCCCTGGGGGGCCCGCCCGTACGAGGCGTAG
- a CDS encoding CTP synthase — translation MTTKHIFVTGGVASSLGKGLTASSLGALLKARGLRVTMQKLDPYLNVDPGTMNPFQHGEVFVTNDGAETDLDIGHYERFLDVDLDGSANVTTGQVYSQVIAKERRGEYLGDTVQVIPHITNEIKHRIRRMATDDVDVVITEVGGTVGDIESLPFLETVRQVRHEVGRDNVFVVHISLLPYIGPSGELKTKPTQHSVAALRNIGIQPDAIVLRADREVPTSIKRKISLMCDVDEAAVVAAIDAKSIYDIPKVLHTEGLDAYVVRKLDLPFRDVNWTVWEDLLDRVHNPDHEVKVALVGKYIDLPDAYLSVTEALRAGGFANRARVQIKWVTSDDCKTPAGAAAQLSDVDAICVPGGFGDRGVNGKVGAITYARENKIPLLGLCLGLQCVVIEAARNLAGIADANSTEFDAATPNPVISTMEEQLAFVEGAGDLGGTMRLGMYPAKLAEGSIVREVYGDQAYVDERHRHRYEVNNAYRGELEKKAGLVFSGTSPDNKLVEYVEYPREVHPYLVATQAHPELRSRPTRPHPLFAGLVKAAVERQQAAK, via the coding sequence ATGACGACCAAGCACATCTTCGTCACCGGGGGTGTCGCTTCCTCCCTCGGCAAGGGCCTGACGGCCTCCAGCCTGGGTGCGCTGCTGAAGGCGCGCGGTCTTCGGGTCACGATGCAGAAGCTCGACCCGTACCTGAACGTCGACCCGGGCACGATGAACCCGTTCCAGCACGGTGAGGTGTTCGTCACCAACGACGGCGCCGAGACCGACCTGGACATCGGCCACTACGAGCGCTTCCTGGACGTCGACCTCGACGGCTCGGCGAACGTGACGACCGGGCAGGTGTATTCGCAGGTCATCGCCAAGGAGCGGCGCGGCGAGTACCTCGGTGACACGGTGCAGGTCATCCCGCACATCACCAACGAGATCAAGCACCGCATCCGCCGCATGGCGACCGACGACGTCGACGTCGTCATCACCGAGGTCGGCGGCACGGTCGGTGACATCGAGTCGCTGCCGTTCCTGGAGACGGTCCGCCAGGTCCGCCACGAGGTGGGCCGCGACAACGTCTTCGTCGTGCACATCTCGCTGCTGCCCTACATCGGCCCCTCCGGCGAGCTGAAGACCAAGCCGACCCAGCACTCGGTCGCGGCGCTGCGCAACATCGGCATCCAGCCCGACGCGATCGTGCTCCGCGCCGACCGTGAGGTCCCGACCTCCATCAAGCGCAAGATCTCGCTGATGTGCGATGTCGACGAGGCGGCGGTGGTCGCGGCGATCGACGCCAAGTCGATCTACGACATCCCCAAGGTCCTGCACACCGAGGGCCTGGACGCGTACGTCGTGCGCAAGCTCGACCTGCCCTTCCGCGACGTCAACTGGACGGTGTGGGAAGACCTGCTGGACCGGGTCCACAACCCCGACCACGAGGTCAAGGTCGCGCTGGTCGGCAAGTACATCGACCTGCCCGACGCCTACCTGTCGGTGACCGAGGCCCTGCGCGCCGGCGGGTTCGCCAACAGGGCCCGCGTGCAGATCAAGTGGGTCACCTCCGACGACTGCAAGACGCCGGCGGGTGCGGCGGCGCAGCTGTCCGACGTGGACGCGATCTGCGTGCCGGGTGGTTTCGGTGACCGTGGTGTCAACGGCAAGGTCGGCGCGATCACCTACGCCCGCGAGAACAAGATCCCGCTGCTCGGCCTGTGCCTGGGCCTGCAGTGCGTGGTCATCGAGGCGGCGCGGAACCTGGCGGGTATCGCGGACGCGAACTCCACCGAGTTCGACGCCGCCACGCCGAACCCGGTGATCTCCACGATGGAGGAGCAGCTGGCCTTCGTCGAGGGCGCGGGTGACCTGGGCGGCACGATGCGTCTGGGCATGTACCCGGCGAAGCTCGCCGAGGGCTCGATCGTGCGCGAGGTCTACGGCGACCAGGCGTACGTGGACGAGCGCCACCGTCACCGCTACGAGGTCAACAACGCCTACCGCGGTGAGCTGGAGAAGAAGGCCGGTCTGGTCTTCTCCGGTACCTCCCCGGACAACAAGCTCGTCGAGTACGTGGAGTACCCGCGCGAGGTCCACCCCTACCTGGTGGCCACCCAGGCCCACCCGGAGCTCCGCTCGCGCCCCACGCGCCCGCACCCGCTCTTCGCGGGTCTGGTCAAGGCGGCCGTGGAGCGGCAGCAGGCCGCGAAGTAG
- a CDS encoding glycoside hydrolase family 15 protein, protein MSGRIEDYALIGDMQTAALVCRDGAVDWLCLPRFDSHAVFASILGTEEHGFWRIGPAFPAGAEAPRATRRRYRGDSLVLESEWDTPRGTVRVIDFMPPREDHAPQIIRIVEGISGRVPMRSALRMRFSYGRVVPWVHRVDDRTVAVAGPDSVWLDTEVQTYGKDLTTYSDFTVGPGDRKAFCISWQPSHKEPPQPPEAEEALEATTEFWRDWVEQCTYHGPYREAVIRSLITLKALTYAPTGGIVAAPTTSLPEEIGGSRNWDYRYTWLRDAAITLSSLLRTGYREEARAWREWLLRAVAGDPENLQIMYGIAGERELGETELDWLPGYENSGPVRVGNGAAGQLQLDVYGEVTEALHLGHMTGLARNDYASLLQLKLIRYLETHWDQPDEGIWEVRGPRRHFVHSKVMAWVAVDRTIKLIESGDADGPLERWREMRDEIHQDVCEKGYDKERNTFTQSYGSKELDASLLLIPQMGFLPPDDKRVIGTIEAIQRELSTSDGFILRYPTAGEEAGVDGLEGDEGAFLACSFWMADDLAMIGRVDEARRLFEKLLSLRNDLGLLAEEWDPRLQRQVGNFPQAFSHVPMIDTALRLTASGAYGG, encoded by the coding sequence GTGTCCGGGCGCATCGAGGATTACGCACTGATCGGCGACATGCAGACCGCGGCATTGGTCTGCCGGGACGGGGCGGTGGACTGGCTCTGCCTGCCACGTTTCGATTCCCATGCCGTCTTCGCGAGCATTCTCGGCACCGAGGAACACGGGTTCTGGCGGATCGGCCCGGCGTTCCCGGCCGGCGCCGAGGCCCCGCGTGCCACCCGGCGCCGTTACCGCGGGGACTCGTTGGTCCTGGAGTCCGAGTGGGACACCCCGCGCGGCACGGTCCGTGTGATCGACTTCATGCCGCCCCGCGAGGATCACGCACCGCAGATCATCCGCATCGTGGAGGGCATCAGCGGGCGCGTCCCCATGCGCTCCGCCCTGCGCATGCGTTTCAGCTACGGCCGGGTCGTGCCCTGGGTGCACCGGGTCGACGACCGGACCGTCGCCGTGGCGGGCCCCGACTCGGTCTGGCTGGACACCGAGGTGCAGACGTACGGCAAGGACCTGACGACGTACTCCGACTTCACCGTCGGGCCGGGCGACCGGAAGGCCTTCTGCATCAGCTGGCAGCCTTCACACAAGGAGCCGCCGCAGCCGCCCGAGGCCGAGGAGGCCCTGGAGGCCACCACCGAGTTCTGGCGCGACTGGGTCGAGCAGTGCACGTACCACGGCCCCTACCGGGAGGCGGTGATCCGCTCGCTGATCACCCTCAAGGCGCTCACGTACGCCCCCACGGGCGGGATCGTCGCCGCGCCCACCACCTCCCTCCCGGAGGAGATCGGCGGCAGCCGCAACTGGGACTACCGCTACACCTGGCTCCGCGACGCCGCCATCACCCTCTCCTCGCTGCTGCGCACCGGCTACCGCGAGGAGGCCCGCGCCTGGCGCGAGTGGCTGCTGCGCGCGGTGGCCGGAGACCCGGAGAACCTGCAGATCATGTACGGGATCGCGGGCGAGCGGGAGCTCGGCGAGACCGAGCTCGACTGGCTGCCGGGCTACGAGAACTCCGGCCCGGTCCGGGTCGGCAACGGCGCCGCCGGCCAGCTCCAGCTCGACGTGTACGGCGAGGTCACCGAGGCCCTGCACCTGGGCCACATGACCGGCCTGGCCCGCAACGACTACGCCTCGCTGCTCCAGCTCAAGCTGATCCGCTACCTGGAGACCCACTGGGACCAGCCCGACGAGGGCATCTGGGAGGTGCGCGGCCCGCGCCGGCACTTCGTGCACTCCAAGGTGATGGCGTGGGTGGCCGTGGACCGCACGATCAAGCTGATCGAGAGCGGGGACGCGGACGGGCCGCTGGAGCGGTGGCGCGAGATGCGCGACGAGATCCACCAGGACGTGTGCGAGAAGGGCTACGACAAGGAACGCAACACGTTCACGCAGTCCTACGGGTCGAAGGAGCTGGACGCCTCCCTCCTGCTGATCCCGCAGATGGGGTTCCTGCCGCCGGACGACAAGCGGGTGATCGGCACCATCGAGGCGATCCAGCGCGAGCTGTCGACCTCCGACGGGTTCATCCTGCGCTACCCGACGGCGGGCGAGGAAGCCGGCGTGGACGGCCTGGAGGGCGATGAGGGTGCCTTCCTCGCGTGCTCGTTCTGGATGGCCGACGACCTGGCGATGATCGGCCGCGTCGACGAGGCCCGGCGCCTCTTCGAGAAGCTGCTGTCGCTCCGCAACGACCTGGGCCTGCTGGCCGAGGAGTGGGACCCGCGGCTCCAGCGCCAGGTGGGCAACTTCCCCCAGGCCTTCAGCCACGTCCCCATGATCGACACGGCCCTGCGGCTGACGGCGAGCGGGGCGTACGGGGGCTGA